The sequence below is a genomic window from Nostoc flagelliforme CCNUN1.
GAAGTATTTTATGATGTTGATGATCAATCGGCTGTTTATCATCAACCAGCGAATGAGGCGGAAAGATTAGCAGCGCTTGAAGCACTTTTGGCTTGTCCTACTAGTTCTATTGGTACAGTTGAGAAACCAAAAGATATCAAAGTTGCTCAAGAAAAGTTTCCAATATTAGTAGCGGAAAATGTTTACCACTGCGGCTATCATTCTGAAAAATCTTACGGTGCTGCTAGCTATTTAATTCAGCTTCCAGAAGGTAATATTTTGGTGGATTCTCCCCGGTTTACGCCGCCTTTAGTCAAGCGTTTAGAAGAAATGGGGCCAATTCGTTATATGTACCTAACTCATAAGGATGATGTGGCAGATCATCAAAAGTTTGCCGAGCATTTTCAGTGCGATCGCATCCTCCATACTGATGATATTACTGCCGATACTCGCAATGTAGAAATACAGCTAACTGGTTCCGAACCATTTACTTTGACACCAGATTTATTAATTATCCCAGTTCCCGGCCACACCAAAGGGCAAACTGTTTTACTCTACAAAAATAAGTTCCTCTTCACTGGCGACCATCTC
It includes:
- a CDS encoding MBL fold metallo-hydrolase, with protein sequence MAHLNQRRPQNVNGDFYVDNTCIDCDTCRWMAPEVFYDVDDQSAVYHQPANEAERLAALEALLACPTSSIGTVEKPKDIKVAQEKFPILVAENVYHCGYHSEKSYGAASYLIQLPEGNILVDSPRFTPPLVKRLEEMGPIRYMYLTHKDDVADHQKFAEHFQCDRILHTDDITADTRNVEIQLTGSEPFTLTPDLLIIPVPGHTKGQTVLLYKNKFLFTGDHLAWSESLHQLAAFYGVCWYSWSEQIKSMRNLANYSFEWVLPGHGRRFHADKETMRQQMHKCIEWMESLN